The nucleotide window gggtcttaaatctccattttacagatgaagtaactgagtcacagagaaggtaagtgatgtgACTTGAAGTCACTCCCCATCTGAAAGGTGGCCGGGCAGCTAGGAGTGGATGCATGAAGAGAagcaccacggcctagtggatagagcacgggcctgggagtccgaatgacctgggttctaatcccagctccgactcatgtctgctgtgggaccctgggcaagtcgctacatttctctgtgcctcagttaccttatctgtaaaatggggattaagactgtgagccccatgtgggccaacctaattaacttatatctactccaacacatagaacagtgcctggcacatagtaaaggcttaacaaatacccaaaaaaaaaacttgcccaaggacacccaacagataagtggcagagtcggaattagaactcgtgtccttctgactccgaggcctgtgctctacccattaggccacgctgcttctcttcatgcaCCCTTTGCCAGCCCCCCAGCCACCTTCTTATATAAGGAGTTTCctgagggtgggaaagggagtcTTCCCTATCCTGCACTGCAATCTTACCAGGGACTTAGTACTGtttattgctttgcacacagtgggagtgcatctaatgaatgagtgaatgaaaccaAAGGGGAAGCAGGCCAGCATTCTAGTTCCATCAGCccctgcctcggctccctcagctTGGCCAAGATTGGACTAAAAATAGCTCAAGTGGTGCCTGGGAGGCGGGAGAGTGCGACTACCCTAACAAGGGGTTAGGGAGGACTGGAGAGGCTCCCGAGATTTTCACTGACCGATGCTCCACAGCCTTGAACTGGCACGTGTGTGCACGTGTCTCAGTCCCTGATTCTGTCTCCAGCTCTCCTTAGGATCACCATTCTTCCCCTTTTTGCCCCACACGGCCTGATTTGCGACTGGACGTTTCCCTCTAcccagaagcggcacggcctagtggatagagcacaggcctgggagtcagaaggacctgggctctagtcccggttctgccacctgttgtgtgaccctggacaagtcatttcacttctctgtgcctcagttacctcatctggaaaatggggattaagaccgagccccacgtgggacacggactgggttcGATCGACTGCcgcgtatctacctcagcgctcagaacagtgcctggcacgtagtaagcacttaaaaaatactattttaaaaagccCTCACCTTCCTTAGCCCCCACTGCAGGGTTCCATAGCTTGGAAGCAGCATGTGGGTTCACAAGAGcctggtggggggaaagggaaaggctgtggagCAAGTTGTGGGTGTCGGGGGTCCCCTGGGGGAACGTCCTAGGTTCGGGGGGTCTCGGATTTGTGCCAAAGAGTGAAGGTGGCATTATTAGAATCTGCTGCTGGCCCGGGGTCACATGCGTGACTTCACTCACATCTGTTTAGTTCCCACGGAGCTGTCCTGGTCCCGGCTCTGGGCATCATCTCTGCccatctcttctctgtctctccgtctccctgtctcttctccgtctccctctGTGCCGATCCTTCTGAGTTTCTGGCAGGAGGCTTGGGCCTCGAGGAAGAGGACGGTCAGCAGTAGGGAAAACTTGGGGAAAACCAGAGCGGCACCTAGTGGGAGGCACCGTTTTAGTGGAGTCTGGAGTTCGAGGGTTTGGGGAAGAAAACCTGGGAGCTGGGGACAGGGACGTCTGgatttgggggaaagggagggaacagGAGGCCTGGGGACCTGAGGATTGAGGGCCTGAGGGCTGGGCCGAggcctggagaggctggaggcttggGAGGCTTGGGGGGCGTGGGAGGCCCACCTCCAGCTCtgtgggggaagtgggagagagcagagagctgccgAGATCTTCAGCGTGGGGCAGTGAGTAGCAGTGActtcctgctcccctctctcctcccacttctctgccTCCGCCCCGAAGAGAGAGGCTGGCAAGCAGGCAGGCCGGAAGCTCAGTCGGCTGAGCCATGGGAAGCGCCCGGGACCACATTCTGACAGCTCTGGAAAACCTCACTTCCGATGAATTCAAGAAATTCAAGACCAAGTTGCTCAGCTGCCCCTTGAGGGAAGGCTTTGGCCGGATCCCCCGGGGGCCCCTGATGAACATGGATGTAATAGATCTCACAGACAAGATCGTGACAACTTACATggagaattatggactggagctgACCACTGCCATCCTGAGGGACATCAACCAGGCTGAGGCTGCTGCCTTGCAGAAGGCCGCGGGTGCTGGTGAGACCCCTGCTTCCCACTAACAGCAAGCCTAGGTATTTCCCGACCCGGGCCTCACCCCCATTGATTTTTAAACCAGTCCATGCAGGACGGACATGGACCTCCACCCTCCCCGGTTACAGAGCTCGTGGCCTCTGCTTCCCCATAGCCATCCTGTGCCTTCTCTTGCCACCCAGACTGTCTGCTCGCACCACTTCCTGACACGACTTCAGgcatcctgcctcccagtcccctgctgttCCTCTCCCTGAACcccactgccccagccccaggccccggctcgCCTCCAAAGGCCCGATCCCATCTCAGAACCTGGGTTTTCCCCATCTGAGGGCCCCCTGACCCATTCACCCCGACGGCCTCTGCTCCTTTGATTTTGAATTACAGCCCAAGGGGACTCGGTTCCCAGTAAGAGAGTTGTTGCTAACAGCTGAGCCCGCAACTCCTTAATGTATCGAATGGCGAGGCTGGACCAAGCAGATTAGTCTAGAGCAGGACCAGGAAGGGGTCCCCAgctccccgctccctctctccccctgtctCCACGGATCTGGGACAATTACGGACAGGGTTCAGTTGACTGCGCTTGTTTCCACCTACCCCGAACGGAACCCAGAGCCCTAGTCTTCAGAGCCCGAGGTCCCTGTGTCAATCTGGCCCTGCTCATTTGCAGAGATATATTCCTGCAAAAAGCCCAAACCCTGCATCCCAGTCTTTGCATCCCAGACCACTCTCTGGCCTTTTCACCCtaatcccttcccacacagaGTTTTCCTGGACCGAGGGCCAGAGCAGGAACCCTGAGAAGGCAATTCCCCAaacaagagggggagatgggctttTCGGAGAGGGGGAGAACCCGGCCCCAACAGCTCAGGTcacttttttttatgctatttgttaagcccttactatgtgccaggcactgtattaagcgctggggtagacacaagctaatcaggtgggacacagtccatgttccacacgagggcccccagtctcaatcctcatttctcagatgagggaactgtagcccagagaagtgaaatgacttacccaaagtcacactgcagacaagtggcagagtgaggattagaacccagatccttctgactcccaggtccacgccctatccactaggccatgctgcttctcacctgccctgtctctctctgtttctcacagCTGCTCCAAGAGTTGGTCCGTCCAAAATTGCCTTAGGTGAAGCAGGTGAGTCCTTGAgcatccaccctctctccctcttgtcctcaactgtcacttcctcctccccagagccAGCTGCCTTCTCACCCTCTTTCCCCACAGAGCAACAACACTTCATGGATAAGCACCGACAGGCTCTCATTAATCGGGTCACCTCGGTGGACGCTCTCCTGGACGCCTTGTATGGGAAAGTGCTGAGTGAACAACAATACCAAGAGGTCCGAGCAGAGAAGCCCAGCGCtaatcagatgaggaaattgttcAGCTTTTCTGTAGCCTGGAATCGCTCCTGCAAAGACCAGCTCTTCCAGGCCCTAAAGGCGACCCACCCCTTCCTGGTGAGCGATCTGGAAAACAGCTGAAGGATGAGCCGTCACATTCTCCCCACTCAGATCTCAAATCAAACCGTTCAGCAGTGGGTTTGAAATTTTTAAAGTTTaaataaaagaaacaaagaaCTCAGAGCTTCAGAGTATTTTTCCTCTCCAGCAGGGGGCTGGATGCCCAaattctggggggcgggggagaaagggGCAGCTGAGAGACCCCATCTGGCCTGTCCTTGATCCCACCGCCCGGCCCAGTCTCCtgcccagaaataataataatgttggtatttgttaagcgcttactatgtgcagagcactgttctaagcgctgggagagatacagggtaatcaggttgtcccatgtgagcctcccagtcttcatccccattttacagatgaggtcactgaggcacagagaagttaagtgacttgcccacagtcacacagctgacaagtgacagaggcggaattcgaacccatgacccagaaACCCCCTGGTCCCATTTCTTTCCGAAAGATTAAGGGCTCAGATGGGTCTGACCAGGTGCCCAGAAGCAAGAGGGCCAAAGGTAAAGTTGGGTTGAAATGGGGActagagattggggggggggtgttgggaaTCATTAACAGAGCACTATTGGTTTCACTTAAAAGAGATCATGTCCCAGCATCGCGGCCGACCTAGGGAAGGCAAAAGGGAATGGGGCAGGAGCACAGAAAGACCGATCAGtccgtcaatcagtcaactgtatttattgagcgcttactgtgtgcagatcactatactaagcgctttgaagagtacaatataagagtcgcattccccggccacaacgagcttcccaGTGGGGAAGGTGGACAAGGAGAGCCTCTTGAGGACGGTGGAGGGTTCAGTTTCCTCCCCTTCTACTTTAATATTACTATGGTTCTTgactgcttactaggtgacaaacactgaaagcgctggggtaggtgcaagttaatcaggtcagacagagtctctgtcccaaatggagctcagtcttaatccccccccctttctagactgtgagcccgttgtgggcagggattgtctttgttgctgaattgtattttccaagcacttcgtacagtgctctgcacacagtaaacgctcaataaatacgattgaataaatgaattaaagtaggagggagaacaggcactgaatccctattttacagatgaagaaattgaggcacagagaagttaagcaacttgttcgTAGCAGGTAAGTgaccgagctgagattagaacccaggtcctctgactcccactgggcCAGCTgccactttttcctcttcctcctgttccttgcCATCCCACCCCTCTtactccttttcctccatctcgGTGGCCCGGGGGCTGGAAGCCCGAGACCGAGGGGGCTGGGACGTTGAAGGGGGCTGGAGGCCGAGGCAGTTAGGGACTGGGAGCTCAATCCAGTCTCCAATCAGGGCTTCTCACATCCAAGGGCCCTCCCGCCCATTTCCCgctcctgcctctgctccttTCACCCTCCTTTCACTTTCAATTTCTGCTTCTATCTCGTCTAGCTCACTGTGGACCTCCGGCCCTCATCCTGCCTTCCAGTCTGaaaagtcctccctcttcatatctaacagatgatccctctccccactttcaaagtctactccaagaagccttccctgattaaagcttcatcacctcttctcccactcccttctgggtcaccctgatttgctccatttattcccatcccacccttccacccagcgccacagtatttatgtccatatccataatttatttattcataatctCCTGggtggggaacgtatctaccaactctgttatatttttctctcccaagagattagtaaggtgctctgcacataggaagcgttcagtaaatgcgattgatcgtGCTTGCAAAAGGGGACTCAGTTCCCGCAGGGGAGTCTTTGCCACCAGCTGAGCCTGAGTCTCCTGAGTGGATCGAATGGCAAGGCTGGACCAAGCAAGTTAGTCCGGAATAGGGCAGGAAGGggcccccaacccctgcctcccctgctctgGGGCAACTTCgcttgcttcccccttccccgaaCTGAACTCGGAGCTTGGTCTTCAAAACCCAAGATCCCTGTGTCAATCTGTCCCTGCTCATTTGCAGAGATATTTTCCTGCAAAAAGTCCAGGCCCTGCAACCCAGTCTTGGCCACCACCCCCAGGCAGAGAAAGGCTAGAGCCCTCCAGCCTTctcaccccaaccccttcccacagagagcttccttAGACTAAGAGCCAGAGCAGGAacccctggaaggcaaaaccccagtccaagagggggagatgggcctgTGGGACCGAGTGAGGACCAGAGCCCGTCagcttaatggcatttgctaataataataataatgttggcatttgttaacgcatactatgtgccgagcactgttctaagcgctggggtagatagagcgtAATCAACTATGTGCTGggtaatgtattaagcactggagtagctacaagctaaacaggttggacacagtccaagtcccatatgaggctcacggtcttaatccccgttttatagatgagggaactgtggcccacagaagtgatttgcccaagatcatacagcagaaaaaaatcatagtgaggattagaactcagatccttctaactcccaggctcaaactctattcattaggccacactgcttctcaccatccctgtctgtctctgtttctcacaGCGGCTCCAGGACCTGGTCCATCTGGAGCTGCcctaggtgaataataataatttgttaagcagttactatgtgctgagcactgttctaagcgctggggtagatacagggtaatcagattgtcccacgtggggctcacattttttaatcccaatttttacagatgaggtaacaggcacagagaagttaagagacttgcccaagatcacacagcagacgagtggcggagccaggattagaacccatgacctctgacacccaagcccgggccctttccactaagccacgctgcttctctaaagcatccTTGGACATCCTCCACCTCTCCGTGTTGTCCTAAACTACTGCTTCCTGCTCCCCAGAGCCAGCTGtcttctcaccctctctccctcctctccccccagggcAACCACACTTCGTGGACAAGTACCAAAAAAAGCCTGGCTGACCGAGTCACCTTTGTGGATGCTGTCCTGGatgccttgtattcattcattcattcaatagtatttattgagcacttactatgtgcagagcactggactaagcgcttggaatgtacaaataggcaacagatagagacagtccctgccgtttgacgggcttatagtctaatcgggggagacaggcagacaagaacaatggcaataaatagagtcaaggaactaattctcttcccctcttcaaaaccctacttaaagctcacctctcccaagaagccttcccagactgagctccccttctccctctactccctctaccgccccccttcacctctccgcagctaaaccctcttttccccccatttccctctgctcctccccctctcccatcccatcccctcagccctgtactcgtctgctcaactgtatatattttcatcaccctatttaatttgttaatgaactgcacatcgcctcgattctatttagttgccattgtttgtacgagatgttcttccccttgactctatttattgccattgttcttgtctgcctgtctcccccgattagactaagcccgtcaaaggcagggaccgtctctatctgttgccgacttgttcattccaagcgcttagtacagtgctctgcacatagtaagcgctcaataaatactattgaatgaatgaatgaatgaatgaatgaatgaatgaatgaatgtgttgagTGAGGATCAATACCAAGAGACCGAGAGATCTGGGCAGAGAATGCCAGCACTCAGCGGTTGAGGAAACGGGTTCAGCTTTGCTCCAGCCTGCGGTCATTCCTGCAAAGGCCAGGCCCCTAAGGCGACCCACCCCTTCCTGGTGAGATCTGGTGGTTGCCCAGctacctccatatccaacagaaactcctcactcttggtcttaaaaaaaatcaccttttcacctctacctcacctcactactctcctcctccaactcagcctgcacactgcactcctccaatgctaaccttctcactgtacctcagtcttgtctatctcacggcGCCGCTgaccccctcacccatgtcctgcctctggcctggaacgccctccccctcctcaaaaccgacagacgattactcttcccttcttcgaagccttattgaaggcacatctcctccagaggccttccatAACCAAGCCCTTCATTCCTCATCTCcgacttccttctgcgtcaccctagttccctttattcattcctcttcccccgcagcctcacagcgcttatattcatatctgtaatgtattaatttataataatgttggtatctgttaaacgcttacgatgtgcagagcagtgttctaagcgctggggtagatacagggtaatcaggctgtcccacgtgaggctcacagtcttcatccccattttacagatgaggtaactgaggcacagagaagtgaagtgacttgcccacagtcacacagctgacaagtggcagagctggaattcgaacccatgacctctgactcccaagcccgtgctctttccactgagccacgctgcttcgtatttataatttatatttatgtatatatatatatatacatatatatatacgctgcttgtatatattaatttatattaatgtccacctccccctcccgattgtaagcttgttgtgggcagggaatgtgtctacgtattattgtattctcccaagcacttagtacagtgctctgcacactttaagtgttcaataattatgattggctGACCGTCACACTCTCCCCACTCGGATCTACAATCTAACTCTTCCGTAACGTGATCAAAAtttgtaaaatgaaaagaaaaggaacAAAGAATTTGGAGCTTCAAAGTACTTTCCCTAGAAGGCTGTATCTAAGGGGGGGAAGGATGCCCGAATTCTGGAGGAAggggcccggctcatcttcccgcagaaacgatctgggcatgtcactccccttcttaaacaactccagtggttgcctatcaacctccgctccaaacaaaaactcctcactctaggcttcaaggctctacatcaccttgccccttcctacctctcctcccttctctcttcctaccgcccaccccgcacgctccgctcctccgccgcccacctcctcaccatcccccattctcgcctatcccgccgtcgacccctgggccacgtcctcccgcggtcccagaacgcccttcctcctcacctccgccaaactgactctcttcccctcttcaaaaccctacttaaaactcacctcctccaagaggccttcccagactgagctcctcttctctctctactccctctaccacccccccttcacctctccgcagctaaaccctcttttccccctttccctccgctcctccacctctcccttcccatccccacagcactgtactcgtccgctcgactgtatatatttccatgaccctatttattttgttaatgaattgtacatcgccttgattctatttagttgccattgtttttacgagatgttcttcccctcgactctatttatcgccactgttcttgtctgtccgtctcccccgattagactgtaagcccgtcaaaaggcagggactgtctctatctgttgccgacttgttcattccaagcgcttagtacagtgctctgcacatagtaagcgctcaataaatactattgaatgaatgaatgaatgaatgaatgaatgaatgaatgaatgaatgaatggggaacaCTGGCTGGTTCTGAAAGATCAAAGGCTTGGGTGGGTCTGAGCAGGtgccgggaagggagagggccaaAGGTGAGGTTGGTTTGGAATGAATGGGGATTAGAGATGAGGGATTGGGAATCATTAACTGAGCACCAATGGATTCACTTAAACcatcagaggatgcgggttctaatccccgctccgccatttgtctgctgtgtgaccttgggcaagccgcttcacttctcggtgcctcagttacctcctctagaaaatggggatccagagtgtaagccccacgtgggacaactgcatttccttgtatctatcccagagcttagaacagtccttggcacagagcaagcgctcaacaactaccataagtattattattattaaaagaacacGGCCCAGCGTAGTGGACTGgcctggggaagcagcctggcctagtagctagagcacgggcctgggggtcagaaggacctgggtcctaatcccacttccaccacttgtttgccacatgaccttgggcatgtcgcttcatttttctgtgcctcagtttcctcacctgtaaaatggagatgaagaccgtgagccccaggtgggacttggactgcgtccaacctgattagctcgtatctaccccagtgcttagtacagtgcgtggcacatactaagcatgtagtagatgccattaaaaaaaaaaaggcagaagggaatggggcagGAGCACAGAAAGACCAGGAGGGGGAAGTAGAAAAGGAGAGCCCTTGTGAGGAAGGCAGGGGTTCAATCTCCTACC belongs to Ornithorhynchus anatinus isolate Pmale09 chromosome 2, mOrnAna1.pri.v4, whole genome shotgun sequence and includes:
- the LOC100087358 gene encoding apoptosis-associated speck-like protein containing a CARD, coding for MGSARDHILTALENLTSDEFKKFKTKLLSCPLREGFGRIPRGPLMNMDVIDLTDKIVTTYMENYGLELTTAILRDINQAEAAALQKAAGAAAPRVGPSKIALGEAEQQHFMDKHRQALINRVTSVDALLDALYGKVLSEQQYQEVRAEKPSANQMRKLFSFSVAWNRSCKDQLFQALKATHPFLVSDLENS